One region of Calditrichota bacterium genomic DNA includes:
- a CDS encoding GNAT family N-acetyltransferase, with protein sequence MNYRPSDQTPSQPVSVEVIGDRREWETFLAEARGRTLFHSLRFLDYHPQGRFEEHHVVIRRKGNIAALMPGVIRHEVAGPVWVSHPGASYGGPVWAQELRYDHLEDVIASLIDYAREAGLNAIRITPPPIIYDEEAGQMLDFALQRNRFAVIRTELTQAVPLDKPPDAMFDSFVNKTRNAFRRAEQHGLRFRLIEEPTTEEFERFYEILEENRRGLGVVPTHSREEVERLHQLIPGQLMMAVVEHKGRMIACIWNFICNDQVVLEFYMAHEAPSVQLKPVPFLTWHSLLWARERGFKWMDFGISSIWGDPTTGLLRFKENFGARHFLRQTWELRMKSEE encoded by the coding sequence TTGAATTATCGTCCGTCCGACCAGACTCCATCCCAACCTGTTAGCGTCGAGGTCATCGGTGACCGGCGCGAATGGGAAACCTTCCTCGCCGAAGCACGGGGACGCACTCTCTTCCACTCCCTGAGATTCCTCGACTACCATCCGCAAGGCCGGTTCGAGGAGCATCACGTTGTCATCCGGCGCAAAGGGAATATCGCCGCGTTGATGCCGGGCGTGATCCGGCACGAAGTGGCTGGGCCGGTTTGGGTATCGCATCCAGGCGCCTCCTATGGCGGGCCAGTCTGGGCGCAGGAACTTCGGTATGACCACCTTGAGGACGTCATCGCATCGCTCATCGACTATGCCCGGGAGGCTGGCTTGAACGCGATTCGTATAACGCCTCCACCGATCATCTACGATGAAGAAGCCGGCCAGATGCTCGATTTCGCTCTCCAGCGGAACCGGTTCGCAGTGATCCGCACCGAACTGACTCAGGCCGTGCCGCTCGACAAACCGCCGGACGCGATGTTCGACTCCTTCGTTAACAAGACCCGCAACGCCTTTCGCCGGGCCGAGCAGCACGGTCTTCGGTTCCGCCTCATCGAAGAGCCAACGACAGAGGAGTTTGAACGCTTCTACGAGATCCTCGAGGAGAATCGCCGCGGACTGGGAGTTGTCCCGACGCACAGCCGCGAGGAAGTCGAACGCCTGCACCAATTGATTCCCGGGCAGTTGATGATGGCGGTCGTCGAACATAAGGGCCGGATGATAGCCTGCATCTGGAACTTCATCTGCAACGACCAGGTGGTGCTCGAGTTCTATATGGCGCACGAAGCGCCGTCGGTACAACTGAAACCAGTGCCGTTTCTCACCTGGCACAGTCTGCTCTGGGCTCGCGAGCGCGGCTTCAAGTGGATGGATTTCGGTATATCCTCGATTTGGGGCGACCCGACGACAGGCCTGCTGCGTTTCAAAGAGAACTTTGGAGCGCGTCACTTCCTCCGGCAGACCTGGGAGTTGAGAATGAAGAGTGAAGAATAA